From Triticum aestivum cultivar Chinese Spring chromosome 4A, IWGSC CS RefSeq v2.1, whole genome shotgun sequence, a single genomic window includes:
- the LOC123088590 gene encoding monocopper oxidase-like protein SKU5, with the protein MACPAAALLLLPLLLGLLAPAPARATDPYAAFDWDVSYVTRSPLGVPQKVIAINKEFPGPVVNVTTNYNVAVNVLNSLDEPLLITWDGIQQRKNCWQDGVLGTNCPIPPGWNWTYNFQVKDQIGSFFYFPPLSMQRAAGGFGGITVNNRAVISVPFDTPDGDVRLFIGDWYNKNHTDLRKMLDDGKELGMPDGVLMNGKGPYRYNDSLVPAGIEYETIDVEPGKTYRFRVHNVGVSTSLNLRIQGHNMAMVETEGSYTMKQNFTNLDIHVGQSYSFLVTMDQNASSDYYIVASARFVNESLWTRVTGVAILHYSNSKGKASGPLPDPPNDEYDKSFSMNQARSIRMNVTTGAARPNPQGSFHYGEINVTQVYKLRNMPPVTINGKRRTTLNGISYSPPATPLRLADLYDKKEVYTLDFPTMPSDGPPAIGSSVINSTYKNFMEIVFQNNDTKVQTYHIDGYAFWVVGMDYGEWKNESRSTYNKWDGVSRCTTQVFPGAWTAVLLSLDSPGFWNVRTENLDTWYLGQETYIRVVDPDGGYNVTESVLPDNALFCGLLREKQKAQKPHGSTSSSASPALKQSGYLLAVLVSLVVFSVIGH; encoded by the exons ATGGCGTGCCCGGCGGCGGCGCTGCTCCTCCTGCCGCTACTGCTCGGCCTcctggcgccggcgccggcgcgggccACCGACCCCTACGCCGCCTTCGACTGGGACGTCTCCTACGTCACCAGATCCCCGCTCGGCGTCCCGCAAAAG GTAATCGCAATCAACAAGGAGTTCCCGGGTCCCGTGGTGAACGTCACCACCAACTACAACGTCGCCGTCAACGTCCTCAACAGCCTCGACGAGCCGCTCCTCATCACCTG GGACGGCATCCAGCAGCGGAAGAACTGCTGGCAGGACGGGGTGCTGGGCACCAACTGCCCCATCCCGCCGGGCTGGAACTGGACCTACAACTTCCAGGTCAAGGACCAGATCGGCAGCTTCTTCTACTTCCCGCCGCTCTCCATGCAGCGCGCAGCCGGCGGATTTGGGGGCATCACCGTCAACAACCGCGCCGTCATCTCCGTCCCCTTCGACACCCCCGACGGCGACGTCAGGCTCTTCATCGGCGACTGGTACAACAAGAACCACACG GACCTGAGGAAGATGCTCGATGATGGGAAGGAGCTCGGGATGCCCGACGGCGTTCTGATGAACGGCAAGGGGCCGTATCGGTACAATGACTCCCTCGTCCCGGCTGGGATCGAGTACGAGACTATCGATGTTGAGCCAG GCAAAACTTACCGCTTCCGAGTGCACAACGTGGGCGTCTCCACGAGCTTGAACCTGAGGATCCAGGGACACAACATGGCCATGGTCGAGACGGAGGGCTCCTACACGATGAAGCAGAATTTCACCAACCTCGACATCCACGTGGGGCAGTCCTACTCCTTTCTGGTCACCATGGACCAGAATGCAAGCAGTGACTACTACATCGTGGCCAGCGCTCGGTTCGTGAACGAGTCGCTCTGGACCAGGGTTACCGGCGTTGCAATTCTGCACTACTCGAATTCAAAGGGCAAGGCGTCTGGTCCGCTCCCTGACCCGCCGAACGATGAGTACGACAAATCTTTCTCCATGAACCAGGCACGGTCAATCAG GATGAATGTGACCACCGGTGCTGCTCGCCCGAATCCTCAAGGATCATTTCACTACGGCGAAATCAACGTGACCCAAGTGTACAAGCTGAGGAACATGCCACCTGTTACCATCAATGGCAAAAGGCGGACCACACTGAACGGCATCTCTTACTCCCCGCCTGCTACTCCATTGAGGCTTGCGGATCTCTATGACAAGAAAGAAGTCTACACACTGGACTTCCCAACCATGCCGTCTGATGGACCGCCGGCGATCGGATCTTCTGTCATCAACTCGACGTACAAGAACTTCATGGAGATTGTGTTCCAGAACAACGACACGAAGGTTCAGACCTACCACATCGACGGATACGCCTTCTGGGTCGTGGG AATGGACTATGGTGAGTGGAAGAACGAAAGTCGTTCTACGTACAACAAGTGGGATGGCGTTTCCCGATGCACCACTCAG GTGTTCCCCGGAGCATGGACCGCCGTCCTGTTGTCGCTCGACAGCCCGGGGTTCTGGAACGTGCGCACGGAGAATCTGGACACCTGGTACCTCGGCCAGGAGACGTACATCCGGGTGGTGGATCCTGACGGAGGCTACAACGTGACCGAGTCGGTGTTGCCGGACAACGccctcttctgtggcctcctcagGGAAAAACAAAA GGCTCAGAAGCCACACGGGTCAACGTCGAGCTCGGCGTCCCCCGCGCTAAAACAGAGCGGCTACCTGCTGGCGGTCCTGGTGTCGCTGGTCGTGTTTTCGGTCATCGGACACTGA